In Brachypodium distachyon strain Bd21 chromosome 2, Brachypodium_distachyon_v3.0, whole genome shotgun sequence, one genomic interval encodes:
- the LOC100828984 gene encoding UPF0503 protein At3g09070, chloroplastic produces the protein MSLAMDPPAPPARRSSATSCDLHPDEAFTGFCAACLRERLAGLEASAAAASAPGRKSTSAIRSLFARPFAAAGGSGSSAPGAAEPPDLRRCKSFSCGRGGDVLSAAAAAAAARAGDEPQRRSCDVRGRSTLWALFHQDDRDRVRDGTAFGSFPVSSSVAAALTADVALPLPQPPPLQRPCVMEDFSEEDIPVVMECDEIMPVVELEPVHGVDTSGEIKEVEANVARDVKAIKDHIDLESSEPKTKPTPKDLKEIAGSFWEAASVFSKKWQKWRRKQKLKKEAAVSKAAAAAMPPPEKPSKPSFLRRRRLRGEAGSEHALGRRSCDTDPRFSLDAGRMSIDDAGFSWDEPRASWDGYLFGAGGGIGLGRAPPPLSRLPPILSVMEDAPAAVVERSDGQIPVEDDADLEPPGGTFQTRDYYLDSSSRRRRSLERSSSVRRPSFEVPEPKPIPAAAAAIGNESPIAIGGSEFYHFHHAEDLLDRGFSSNSLVEDISASLEAALSGPSSSKKPPRWRKAWSLWGFIHRRAAGRRTGGGGGGPSDIADRSFSEPWPDLRVRGGNPKMQRCNSNLSARSSFSSNSGGLGSSRRSYVDMNGNVKLRRGEEHAQAHALERNRSARHSPPGRVDNGMLRFYLTPMRSGGGGGGVVRRVGGGGLPGKAGRQLTSQSFARSVLRLY, from the coding sequence ATGTCGCTGGCGATggacccgccggcgccgcccgcgcggcgcTCGAGCGCCACGAGCTGCGACCTGCACCCGGACGAGGCGTTCACCGGCTTCTGCGCCGCCTGCCTCCGCGAGCGCCTCGCGGGGCTCGaggcgtccgccgccgcggcctccgcgCCAGGGCGCAAGTCCACGTCCGCCATCCGGTCCCTCTTCGCCAGGCCtttcgcggcggccggcggcagcggctccTCTGCGCCCGGCGCGGCCGAGCCGCCAGACCTACGGCGGTGCAAGTCCTTCTCgtgcggccgcggcggcgacgtgctctccgccgccgccgccgccgctgctgcaagGGCGGGCGACGAGCCGCAGCGGCGGTCGTGCGACGTGCGGGGCCGGAGCACGCTCTGGGCGCTCTTCCACCAGGACGACCGTGACCGCGTCCGCGACGGCACGGCGTTCGGCTCCTTCCCTGTCTCGTCTTCCGTCGCCGCGGCGCTCACCGCCGACGTCGCGCTCCCGCTTCCGCAACCGCCGCCATTGCAACGGCCGTGCGTCATGGAGGATTTCTCGGAGGAGGACATCCCGGTGGTCATGGAGTGCGATGAGATAATGCCGGTGGTGGAGCTGGAGCCCGTCCATGGGGTTGACACCTCCGGGGAAATTAAGGAAGTCGAAGCCAATGTGGCACGGGATGTGAAGGCCATAAAGGATCATATCGACCTCGAGTCGTCGGAGCCCAAGACGAAGCCTACGCCGAAAGACCTGAAAGAGATCGCGGGGAGTTTCTGGGAGGCTGCGTCCGTGTTCAGCAAGAAGTGGCAGAAATGGCGGCGCAAGCAGAAGCTCAAGAAGGAGGCCGCGGTGAGCaaggccgcggccgcggcaatgccgccgccggagaagccATCCAAACCGTCgttcctccggcggcggcgcctccgcgGGGAAGCAGGCTCGGAACACGCGTTGGGCCGCCGATCCTGCGACACCGACCCGCGCTTCTCCCTCGACGCCGGCCGCATGTCCATCGACGACGCTGGCTTCTCCTGGGACGAGCCGCGCGCGTCCTGGGACGGGTACCTgttcggcgcgggcggcggcattGGGCTAGgccgcgcgcctccgcctctctCCCGACTCCCTCCCATCCTGTCTGTCATGGAGGacgctccggccgccgtcgtcgaGCGCTCAGACGGTCAAATTCCCGTGGAAGACGATGCTGACCTTGAGCCTCCGGGGGGAACTTTCCAGACAAGAGACTACTACTTGGACTCTTCCAGCCGGAGGCGCCGCAGCCTGGAACGGTCCAGCTCCGTGCGCAGGCCGTCGTTCGAAGTCCCCGAACCAAAACCAAtacccgccgccgcagcagccatCGGCAATGAGTCCCCCATTGCCATTGGCGGCTCAGAGTTCTACCACTTCCACCATGCCGAGGACTTGCTCGACCGGGGCTTCAGCTCAAACTCCCTCGTGGAAGACATCTCCGCGAGCCTAGAGGCCGCATTGTCTGGCCCGTCGTCGTCCAAGAAGCCGCCACGGTGGCGCAAAGCGTGGAGCCTCTGGGGATTCATCCACCGGAGAGCCGCCGGGCGgaggaccggcggcggcgggggcggcccGTCCGACATCGCTGACCGGTCCTTCTCGGAGCCGTGGCCTGACCTGCGCGTCCGCGGGGGCAACCCCAAGATGCAGCGGTGCAACAGCAACCTGAGCGCCCGCAGCTCGTTCAGCAGCAACAGCGGCGGGCTCGGCAGCTCGAGGCGCAGCTACGTGGACATGAACGGCAACGTGAAGCTGCGGAGGGGGGAGGAGCACGCGCAGGCGCACGCGCTGGAGCGGAACCGGAGCGCGCGGCATTCGCCGCCTGGGCGCGTCGACAACGGCATGCTGCGGTTCTACCTCACGCCGATGcggagcggcggaggcggcggcggcgtcgtgcggcgggtcggcggcggtggcctgCCGGGAAAGGCCGGGCGTCAGCTGACCTCGCAGTCGTTCGCCCGGAGCGTGCTTCGTCTGTACTGA
- the LOC100831719 gene encoding uncharacterized protein LOC100831719, with protein sequence MLTLHTVRTSLPSPHRSSAHRRALLSRKRSSVRACSSEDVGSGASSPHGGDQRQQEVLAKIAMLQTQKVRITNFLDERSAYLTKFAKDADTEFDLIGQNAMKELDQVGDQIMERLESKMQAFEETAEIQRQEIEMNERVLEDFEDWIEVEKNEGMFFKSLGKVKPRNKEESKAKAKIEAQKIRDITKESAGSKTRMNIYLALMVILGLTIANAVFATPDVEWRKVAGLGLIFIGLVTQVIYEQDMSPPEAEKTEKGDK encoded by the exons ATGCTTACCCTTCACACCGTCCGGACATCCCTTCCCTCGCCGCACAGATCCTCTGCTCATCGACGTGCACTACTAAGCAGGAAGAGATCTTCGGTACGTGCCTGCAGCTCTGAAGATGTTGGATCCGGCGCTTCCTCGCCACATGGTGGTGACCAGCGTCAGCAGGAGGTGCTTGCAAAAATCGCCATGCTTCAGACGCAGAAGGTCCGGATAACAAACTTCTTGGACGAGCGGTCCGCTTACTTGACCAAGTTCGCGAAGGATGCCGACACAGAGTTTGATCTGATTGGACAGAACGCCATGAAAGAGCTTGATCAAGTTGGGGACCAG ATAATGGAGCGGCTGGAAAGTAAGATGCAGGCCTTCGAGGAGACAGCTGAAATACAAAGGCAGGAGATAGAAATGAATGAGAGGGTGTTGGAAGACTTCGAAGATTGGATTGAGGTGGAGAAAAACGAAGGAATGTTCTTCAAAAGCCTTGGGAAGGTCAAACCTCGAAACAAGGAGGAAAGCAAGGCGAAGGCCAAGATCGAAGCACAGAAGATCAGAGATATAACAAAGGAGAGTGCAGGGTCAAAAACAAGGATGAATATTTACCTTGCGCTGATGGTGATACTTGGTCTTACAATTGCAAATGCCGTCTTCGCAACGCCTGACGTGGAATGGAGGAAGGTTGCTGGTCTTGGTCTGATTTTCATTGGCCTGGTTACCCAGGTCATCTATGAGCAGGATATGTCACCACCAGAAGCTGAGAAGACAGAAAAAGGAGATAAATGA
- the LOC100830916 gene encoding pentatricopeptide repeat-containing protein At3g09060 has product MPQPAPPNHEPPPIHRLLELMKSEPDPATALAHLDLLVSTWPAYTPPQPLLFHLLRRLATSSPSRLPRLLGILPRLRHRPRFSESAALVVLSAFSRALMPDAALAAFRRLPSFLGCNPGVRSHNALLDAFVRARRFSDADAFFASLSHGAFGRRIAPNLQTYNIMLRSLCVRGDLDRAVTLFDSLRCRGLAPDRITYSTLMSGFVKNNRLDNALYLLDEMPSYEVQPDAVCYNALLGGCFRNGEFEKAMRVWEQLVRDPGASPNLATYNVMLDGLCKLGMFKEAGDVWERMVANNHQPDMITYGTMIHGLCRSTDVDSAARVYSEMIKTGLVPDVVIYNSLLKGFCHAGRVGEAWKFWDSMSVSGIRNVTSYNIMLKGLFDGGMVDKATDLWELLEKDDSLSPDMVTFSTMIHGLCEKGFANKSLQILEEARTSGKELDEFSYSSMISGLCKDGRLDDAVKLYEKISMDSFKPNSHIYNALINGFCQASKFSDAIRVYSQMAENDCSPTTITYNTLIHGLCKAEKYLEASRFTREMLEKGCMLDVNTYGSLIRGLCRDKKIDGALALWNQILDKGLQTDVVMHNILIHGLCSAGKVDEASQLLSEMKEKNNCCPNVVTYNTLMDGFYETGCFDKAASLWMAILENGLVPDIISYNTRIKGLCSCNRTPEGVQLLNEMLASGIIPTAITWNILVRAVIKYGPIQI; this is encoded by the coding sequence ATGccgcagccggcgccgcccaaCCACGAGCCGCCGCCCATCCACCGGCTTCTGGAGCTGATGAAGTCCGAGCCCGACCCCGCCACCGCGCTCGCCCACCTGGACCTCCTCGTCTCCACCTGGCCGGCCTACACCCCACCCCAGCCGCTCCTCTTCcacctgctccgccgcctcgccacctcctctccctcccgccTCCCACGCCTCCTCGGCATTCTAccgcgcctccgccaccgcccgcGCTTCTCCGAGTCCGCCGCGCTTGTCGTCCTCTCCGCCTTCTCCCGTGCTCTCATGCCcgacgccgcgctcgccgccttccgccgcctcccttccTTCCTCGGTTGTAACCCGGGCGTCCGTTCGCACAACGCCCTCCTCGACGCTTTTGTGCGGGCCCGTCGATTCTCGGATGCCGACGCGTTCTTTGCTTCTCTCTCCCACGGCGCCTTCGGCCGCCGCATTGCCCCCAACCTCCAGACTTACAACATCATGCTCCGCTCGCTCTGCGTGCGTGGGGATCTCGATCGAGCAGTGACACTCTTTGACTCCCTTCGCTGCCGTGGACTTGCTCCCGATCGCATCACCTACTCCACTCTCATGTCTGGGTTTGTCAAAAACAACCGTTTGGACAACGCACTTTATCTGCTCGACGAAATGCCAAGCTATGAAGTACAGCCTGATGCAGTTTGTTACAATGCATTGCTCGGTGGGTGTTTCAGAAATGGTGAATTTGAGAAAGCTATGAGGGTGTGGGAGCAGCTGGTGAGAGATCCAGGTGCGAGTCCCAACCTTGCCACTTATAATGTGATGCTTGATGGCTTGTGTAAACTTGGGATGTTTAAGGAGGCGGGTGATGTATGGGAGAGGATGGTGGCAAATAATCACCAACCTGACATGATTACTTATGGGACTATGATTCATGGTTTGTGCCGATCTACGGATGTGGATAGTGCGGCAAGGGTATACTCAGAGATGATCAAGACTGGGCTCGTGCCTGATGTCGTCATATATAATTCACTCCTCAAGGGGTTTTGCCATGCGGGGAGGGTAGGAGAGGCCTGGAAATTCTGGGACTCCATGAGTGTCTCTGGGATCCGTAATGTGACCAGTTATAATATAATGCTGAAGGGGCTCTTTGATGGCGGTATGGTTGATAAAGCTACAGACTTGTGGGAGCTATTGGAGAAAGACGATTCATTGTCTCCTGACATGGTGACCTTTAGCACTATGATCCATGGTTTATGCGAGAAAGGCTTTGCTAACAAGTCCCTTCAAATCTTGGAGGAAGCACGGACCAGTGGTAAAGAATTGGATGAATTCTCATATTCATCAATGATAAGTGGATTGTGTAAGGATGGGAGACTGGATGATGCAGTGAAGTTATACGAGAAGATATCTATGGATAGCTTCAAACCAAATTCTCATATTTACAATGCACTAATAAATGGGTTCTGCCAAGCATCTAAGTTTAGTGATGCTATAAGAGTATACAGTCAGATGGCAGAAAATGACTGTTCTCCTACCACCATCACATACAACACTCTTATACATGGACTGTGCAAGGCTGAAAAGTATCTAGAAGCTTCCAGATTTACAAGGGAAATGTTAGAGAAAGGTTGTATGCTAGATGTTAATACTTATGGTTCATTGATTCGTGGCCTTTGTAGagataaaaaaattgatggTGCCCTTGCTCTTTGGAATCAAATTCTGGATAAGGGCCTTCAGACAGATGTCGTGATGCACAACATCTTAATCCATGGTCTTTGTTCTGCTGGGAAAGTTGATGAAGCTTCACAACTTCTCTCAGAAATGAAAGAGAAGAATAACTGTTGCCCAAATGTAGTGACCTACAATACACTAATGGATGGTTTTTATGAAACCGGTTGTTTTGACAAGGCAGCATCCCTTTGGATGGCTATTTTAGAAAACGGTTTGGTACCAGATATAATTTCGTACAATACAAGAATCAAGGGTCTATGCTCTTGTAACAGAACACCTGAAGGAGTACAATTATTGAATGAGATGCTTGCAAGCGGCATTATACCAACAGCCATCACATGGAATATACTGGTCAGAGCTGTCATCAAATATGGACCTATTCAAATATGA
- the LOC100829172 gene encoding uncharacterized protein LOC100829172 isoform X1 yields the protein MMGRAALPDPRDRDRVATACNRAGGSSKQRASGEPATASRVAATVTGGGGDRAPMVGMYQKQLLDGPFPLNGHCSDPPRHAPTTSKSASSSSSSGVAASPQAQADGPGEPRRLFEALVGEILQRGAGGRSGGVPGDFEGLVRWAQDVAVDPCAARPGGKAMKRQMLALRRARYLRMEDVTDAAELPSFSKKRKYRTHNNHSERPRKGSVNAPTRKSERLAKRMILMTSVLLTQRKKIGVGDHFQAELPNWTGPRSEVELSRYRNDPNISKMLGTRTWPPEGIPLQTDKVVAGQGRPVSCSCPYPGSFFCRQHHINEARDQLRFEIGQAFTEWRFDSMGEEVSKMWSSEEQLKFNALERLVPVLDSKTFWGVALKHFASKTRMDLVQYYLNVFLMRRVLSQCRLSLLEIDSDEDEAEDEEDEDQSDGSNTSQRNQDVQDVKRVS from the exons ATGATGGGCAGGGCAGCTTTGCCCGATCCGCGAGACCGTGACAGGGTGGCCACCGCCTGCAACC GCGCAGGCGGGAGCAGCAAGCAGCGGGCGAGCGGCGAGCCCGCCACGGCCAGCCGCGTGGCTGCCACTGTaaccggcggcggtggcgaccgTGCTCCGATGGTCGGGATGTACCAGAAGCAGCTCCTCGATGGCCCTTTCCCCCTAAACGGCCACTGCAGTGACCCGCCACGGCACGCGCCCACCACCTCCAAGTcggcttcctcttcctcctcctcgggcgtTGCCGCCTCGCCGCAGGCGCAGGCGGATGGCCCCGGCGAGCCACGGCGGCTGTTCGAAGCTCTCGTCGGGGAGATCCTGCAGCGCGGCGCTGGAGGCCGCAGTGGCGGGGTTCCTGGAGATTTCGAGGGATTGGTGCGGTGGGCACAAGATGTCGCCGTGGATCCCTGTGCGGCGCGGCCGGGGGGCAAGGCGATGAAGCGGCAGATGCTGGCCTTGCGGCGCGCGCGCTACCTCAGGATGGAGGACGTGACGGACGCAGCGGAGCTCCCCAGCTTCTCCAAG AAAAGGAAGTACAGAACTCACAATAACCACTCAGAAAGACCAAGGAAAGGGTCAGTGAATGCACCAACAAGGAAATCCGAGAGGCTAGCTAAGAGAATGATACTCATGACATCAGTGCTTCTCACGCAAAGGAAAAAGATTGGAGTAGGCGACCACTTTCAGGCAGAGCTACCTAACTGGACAGGACCGCGCTCAGAGGTAGAGCTTTCTCGTTACAGGAATGATCCTAACATTTCAAAGATGCTAGGAACCAGAACTTGGCCGCCTGAAGGCATACCCTTACAAACAGATAAGGTGGTAGCTGGTCAGGGAAGGCCGGTATCATGTAGTTGCCCATATCCAGGATCCTTCTTTTGCAGACAACATCACATAAATGAAGCTAGGGATCAGCTTCGGTTTGAAATTGGTCAAGCTTTCACGGAATGGCGATTTGATTCAATGGGCGAGGAGGTTTCTAAGATGTGGAGTTCTGAGGAGCAACTAAAGTTTAATGCACTTGAGCGGTTAGTCCCTGTGCTTGACAGTAAAACTTTTTGGGGGGTAGCGTTGAAACATTTTGCCTCGAAGACCAGAATGGACTTGGTGCAGTACTACCTGAATGTTTTCCTCATGAGAAGAGTGTTGAGCCAGTGCAGATTGAGTCTTTTAGAGATTGATAGTGATGAAGATGAAGCAGAAgatgaggaggacgaagaTCAATCTGATGGTTCCAATACTTCCCAGAG GAACCAGGATGTCCAAGATGTGAAGAGGGTTTCATGA
- the LOC100829172 gene encoding uncharacterized protein LOC100829172 isoform X2, translating into MMGRAALPDPRDRDRVATACNRAGGSSKQRASGEPATASRVAATVTGGGGDRAPMVGMYQKQLLDGPFPLNGHCSDPPRHAPTTSKSASSSSSSGVAASPQAQADGPGEPRRLFEALVGEILQRGAGGRSGGVPGDFEGLVRWAQDVAVDPCAARPGGKAMKRQMLALRRARYLRMEDVTDAAELPSFSKKRKYRTHNNHSERPRKGSVNAPTRKSERLAKRMILMTSVLLTQRKKIGVGDHFQAELPNWTGPRSEVELSRYRNDPNISKMLGTRTWPPEGIPLQTDKVVAGQGRPVSCSCPYPGSFFCRQHHINEARDQLRFEIGQAFTEWRFDSMGEEVSKMWSSEEQLKFNALERLVPVLDSKTFWGVALKHFASKTRMDLVQYYLNVFLMRRVLSQCRLSLLEIDSDEDEAEDEEDEDQSDGSNTSQRY; encoded by the exons ATGATGGGCAGGGCAGCTTTGCCCGATCCGCGAGACCGTGACAGGGTGGCCACCGCCTGCAACC GCGCAGGCGGGAGCAGCAAGCAGCGGGCGAGCGGCGAGCCCGCCACGGCCAGCCGCGTGGCTGCCACTGTaaccggcggcggtggcgaccgTGCTCCGATGGTCGGGATGTACCAGAAGCAGCTCCTCGATGGCCCTTTCCCCCTAAACGGCCACTGCAGTGACCCGCCACGGCACGCGCCCACCACCTCCAAGTcggcttcctcttcctcctcctcgggcgtTGCCGCCTCGCCGCAGGCGCAGGCGGATGGCCCCGGCGAGCCACGGCGGCTGTTCGAAGCTCTCGTCGGGGAGATCCTGCAGCGCGGCGCTGGAGGCCGCAGTGGCGGGGTTCCTGGAGATTTCGAGGGATTGGTGCGGTGGGCACAAGATGTCGCCGTGGATCCCTGTGCGGCGCGGCCGGGGGGCAAGGCGATGAAGCGGCAGATGCTGGCCTTGCGGCGCGCGCGCTACCTCAGGATGGAGGACGTGACGGACGCAGCGGAGCTCCCCAGCTTCTCCAAG AAAAGGAAGTACAGAACTCACAATAACCACTCAGAAAGACCAAGGAAAGGGTCAGTGAATGCACCAACAAGGAAATCCGAGAGGCTAGCTAAGAGAATGATACTCATGACATCAGTGCTTCTCACGCAAAGGAAAAAGATTGGAGTAGGCGACCACTTTCAGGCAGAGCTACCTAACTGGACAGGACCGCGCTCAGAGGTAGAGCTTTCTCGTTACAGGAATGATCCTAACATTTCAAAGATGCTAGGAACCAGAACTTGGCCGCCTGAAGGCATACCCTTACAAACAGATAAGGTGGTAGCTGGTCAGGGAAGGCCGGTATCATGTAGTTGCCCATATCCAGGATCCTTCTTTTGCAGACAACATCACATAAATGAAGCTAGGGATCAGCTTCGGTTTGAAATTGGTCAAGCTTTCACGGAATGGCGATTTGATTCAATGGGCGAGGAGGTTTCTAAGATGTGGAGTTCTGAGGAGCAACTAAAGTTTAATGCACTTGAGCGGTTAGTCCCTGTGCTTGACAGTAAAACTTTTTGGGGGGTAGCGTTGAAACATTTTGCCTCGAAGACCAGAATGGACTTGGTGCAGTACTACCTGAATGTTTTCCTCATGAGAAGAGTGTTGAGCCAGTGCAGATTGAGTCTTTTAGAGATTGATAGTGATGAAGATGAAGCAGAAgatgaggaggacgaagaTCAATCTGATGGTTCCAATACTTCCCAGAGGTACTGA
- the LOC100829470 gene encoding ethanolamine-phosphate cytidylyltransferase: MMMGVLAFENDQGLWNGGYYSQFFGIGGVMVTVAILWLSTGYFGGFGAPFAPYFWPYLGQLPKKKERQRPVRVYMDGCFDLMHYGHANALRQAKLLGDQLVVGVVSDEEIVANKGPPVLSMEERLTLVSGLKWVDEVIPDAPYEITEEFMNTLFSKYNIDYIIHGDDPCLLPDGTDAYALAKKAGRYKQIRRTEGVSSTDIVGRILLTFKHNESRSENAVVESCDQMKTQLSNFLPTSRRIMQFSNGQAPSPGARVVYIDGAFDLFHAGHVEILRSARQLGDFLLVGVHDDQVIRERRGCCPIMHLHERTLSVLACRYVDEVIIGSPREVSRDMITTFNISLVVHGTVAEGSSVDEVDPYALPKSMGIFQIITSPKAITSVSVATRIIDNHEAYKKRNLKKKASEDKYYTQKKFVFGD, from the exons ATGATGATGGGTGTGCTAGCATTTGAGAACGACCAGGGGCTCTGGAATGGTGGATATTATTCCCAGTTTTTTGGAATTGGAGGAGTTATGGTCACTGTTGCAATTCTTTGGTTATCTACGGGTTATTTTGGTGGATTTGGTGCTCCTTTTGCTCCATACTTTTGGCCATATTTAGGACAACTTCCCAAGAAGAAGGAAAGACAAAGGCCTGTGAGAGTGTACATGGATGGATGTTTTGACCTCATGCACTACGGACACGCAAACGCATTGCGACAGGCCAAGTtgttgggtgatcaactggtaGTGGGAGTTGTCAGTGATGAGGAGATTGTGGCAAATAAGGGTCCGCCTGTGCTTTCGATGGAAGAGAG GTTGACGCTTGTTAGTGGATTGAAGTGGGTGGATGAAGTCATTCCTGATGCACCTTATGAGATTACAGAGGAGTTTATGAATACCCTCTTCAGTAAATACAACATTGATTACATTATACATGGAGACGATCCTTGTCTTCTACCTGATGGAACGGATGCTTATGCGTTAGCAAAGAAGGCTGGACGATACAAGCAAATCAGGCGTACTGAAGGTGTCTCAAGCACCGATATAGTTG GGAGAATATTGCTAACGTTCAAGCATAACGAGAGTCGTAGTGAGAATGCTGTGGTCGAATCATGTGATCAGATGAAAACTCAGCTATCCAATTTTCTTCCAACCTCCCGGCGGATAATGCAGTTTTCAAATGGGCAG GCTCCTTCGCCAGGTGCTCGTGTTGTTTATATAGATGGTGCCTTTGACCTTTTCCATGCTGGCCATGTTGAG ATCCTCAGAAGTGCTAGGCAACTTGGTGACTTCCTTCTTGTGGGTGTTCATGATGACCAGGTCATCAG GGAAAGACGAGGCTGTTGTCCTATCATGCACCTCCATGAGCGTACTCTTAGTGTGCTTGCTTGTCGCTACGTTGACGAAGTTATAATAGGCTCACCACGGGAGGTTTCAAGGGATATG ATCACCACGTTCAACATTTCATTGGTTGTGCATGGGACGGTAGCGGAGGGTAGTTCTGTG GATGAAGTTGATCCCTACGCCCTTCCAAAGAGCATGGGTATTTTCCAGATAATCACAAGCCCAAAAGCTATAACATCAGTTTCAGTTGCAACAAGAATAATTGATAACCACGAAGCCTACAAG AAAAGGAACTTGAAAAAGAAGGCAAGTGAAGACAAGTACTACACACAAAAGAAATTTGTCTTTGGAGACTGA